GGTCAAGGACCCGCGGGTGGCGCGGTCGCTCGGCCCCTCGGGCGTGCGGGGGCTCCTGCTCCAGCGCGGCAAACAGGGAGTGCCCACGAAGATGGCCGCGCGCCACGAGGCCCACTTCGACTGGACGTATCCGGCGGACAACCAAGAAATGGCCGACCTCTACCAGCGGGCGAAGGCCGGCCAGTGGAACGGCGATATGCTGCCTTGGCACATCGACGTCGACCCGCTCGACCCGAACGTGCCTATCGTCCCCGAGGACTTCGTCGACCTCGACAAGCTCCGTGGATACGGCGTGAAGCTCGACGCCGTCGAGAAGCAGAGGGTGTTTCACAGCCTCGGCGCGTGGATGCTCTCTCAGTTCCTCCACGGCGAGCAGGGCGCGCTCTTCGCCGCGGCGCAGGTCACCGAGGCCGTGCAATTCTTCGACGGAAAGCTCTACGGCGCGACCCAGGTGATGGACGAGGGCCGGCACGTCGAGGTGTTCCACCGCTACCTCGACACCAAGCTCGACAAGCTCTACCAGGTGAACGATAACCTCTTCGTGATCATGCAGATCATGGTCGAGGGGCTCGCCCTCGGCGCGTTCGGTGTCTTGCACAAGCGCACCAAAGAGCCCCTCTTGAAAGAGCTCTTGAAGAACGTGATTCAAGACGAAGCGCGCCACGTGCACTACGGCGTCGTCGCCCTTCGTGAGCACTTCACCAAGGCGATCACCGAGAGCGAGCGCCGCGAGCGCGAGGACTGGGCCTTCGAGGTGTCGCTCCTCATGCGCAATCGCTTCATGGCCTTCGAGGTCTACGAAGAGTGGTTCGAGGGGCGGCTCACCCGCGATCAGTGGAAAGACCTCGTCTCGACCTCTCCCGGAATGAAGGACTTTCGCCGCATGATGTTCTCGCGCATCGTGCCCAATCTGCGTGAGATCGGCCTGCTCTCGCCGCGCATTCTCCCGCACTACGCCGACGCGGGCCTCTCGCAGTACATGAACGGCAAGGCCGCCGACGCGCTCACCGCCGCCGACCTGCTCGCCGAAGCCTGACACCGAACGCCCACGAACGACGAGGCCGCCCCGGCGACGAGGCGGCCTCGGTGTTTTCGAGCCCGAACGTGCCCGCTATTTGCCGAGCAGCGCGACGCGGAACGGGTGCAGC
The DNA window shown above is from Myxococcales bacterium and carries:
- a CDS encoding ferritin-like domain-containing protein, which produces MTVLQRIADLLPLKVRNQLEAYGDAIDVLTEVKDPRVARSLGPSGVRGLLLQRGKQGVPTKMAARHEAHFDWTYPADNQEMADLYQRAKAGQWNGDMLPWHIDVDPLDPNVPIVPEDFVDLDKLRGYGVKLDAVEKQRVFHSLGAWMLSQFLHGEQGALFAAAQVTEAVQFFDGKLYGATQVMDEGRHVEVFHRYLDTKLDKLYQVNDNLFVIMQIMVEGLALGAFGVLHKRTKEPLLKELLKNVIQDEARHVHYGVVALREHFTKAITESERREREDWAFEVSLLMRNRFMAFEVYEEWFEGRLTRDQWKDLVSTSPGMKDFRRMMFSRIVPNLREIGLLSPRILPHYADAGLSQYMNGKAADALTAADLLAEA